GACAGTTGCAGGTTCAACACCTGGCATGGCATCTGCTGTTCCTTCCAGAATTGATCCCTcatggctcccccccccccccccccccccccccccccctcccccgcacaCTCAGCATTGCATGGTGTTCCAATGGACGTTCACTTGTTTAGCTTGAATGGCTGCAGCAAAAAAACGCATGACTCGGATCCCTCCTCTCTACTGGCTGAGAAGAGCGGTTTGGCAACTCACCCACCCCGCCCCCAGCCCTGTGACTATGctgtcctgcctctctgccctTCCACAGTCATATGGTGACTGACCCCTGGCTgttacccccacccccagtccTTTTGCCTCCCCACCCGGTGCGAGCGTGTGCAGGCTGCCAGTTATCAGGTGACGATGTGGTGGAGAAGCTCATGTGGGTTGTTCCTCTGCTCTAGATGGTGGCTGGCGCCGGTCTGCACTCTGCTGCTCCTCGATGAGACCCTCTCTCCAGCACCTCCTTACCAGAGGGACGGACCAATCCTGGCTCACCACCACCTAACCCAGAGCCAATCAGCTACCCTCAATGCCATCCCCCATCACTACTGCTACAGCTACCACAAACAACCTCTCCAAGCAGATCTCCcttgcctgtctccctctctctctgactccccaCCTTGCCAGCTTGTCCCTCAGCTGGGAGACATTTGCAGGACTGTGTGTAAATGCCTCTGGTCTTCTGATGGGACGGTCAGAGGGTTTCTCTTCTGCCATGGCAACCCCAACAGACTTTaccaaaaaagaagaaaataaaatacatttggttATTGGTCCTCCTATACCTGTATGATGAAAGCTAACTTTTTTTACTCCCCAAGTGTACTGCTGCTTCGCCCTGATctaaacatttacattatgTTATTGTTGTGCAGTCTGGCCAGTCTAATGGGAACAGACAGGCTGTGCTACTCTTTGGGTAGGGGTGGTTTAGGGGTACGCTGGGGTAGTTTTAAGGTAGTTTTTCAGTTGTATTTCCAGATCATGTTTCTCAGACCACAAGTTCCGTTCTGTTGTTCCCCCATTCCCCAGCCCTTTTCACTTACGTTGTAAGACTAACTATGTACCAGAGACTGCATGTTTCTGGCTAACTACTCCAGAAGTCACCTGCCCCCACTCAGTGTACTAACAAGCTAGTGCACTTCTTGGTGTACTAGTGAGCTAGTGCACTTCTTGGTGTACTATTGAGCTAGTGCACTTCTTGGTGTACTAGTGAGCTAGTGCACTTCTTGGTGTAATAGCGAGCTAGTGCACTTCTTGGTGTACTAGTAAGCTAGTGCACTTCTTGGTGTACTAGTGAGCTAGTGCACTTCTTGGTGTACTAGTGAGCTAGTGCACTTCTTGGTGTACTAGTGAGCTAGTGCGTGTCCGAGGGCACAGGCCTCCATCAGACGTCCTCCCTCCGGTGTACAGACCCCCTGCCTCCTGGTCTTCATATGATTTCTAAGCTGTGAAATAACATGTAATATAGACGTGTACATCTCTTCACTCTCCCTTCATCTTGGTTTCTATTTTGGGGTGTATTCGGGTTTTAACAAAAACATATATGACTGGCATCCACAACCCGAGGAATGCCAGGTAACTGGTTTGTTCTGGATCCAGGTAGCGGTTAGGGTCAGGCTAGCTTGCCTGGTCTTGcccagggcctggtcagagCCCTTGAGATGAAGTGCAGGACCGCAGCAGGAGCTGCTGAGATCCTggagcaaacacacagactctgTCAAACTTCTACCAGATGATTTTACACAGCTGCAATTTGAAACTACAAGCTGTCCTATCGAATGTTAAATACTTTTTATATACACATAAAGAACTGTGTGAAACAATGTCCTTATCTCCCCAGACTGCTCTGTCGTGATGCCCGAGTGGTCCTGCACGGATGTGGCTTCAAACTAACTATGAAGGCTGCATACAGACTCTATAAAGCGGTATAACCTCTATCACTTATACCCCATAAAATACACACTGAGGTCAGCTGTGGTCTTGGATATTTAACTACACATTTTGGAGTGAGGACAAGATGTTGAGGACTATTCAACTAAACCCTTGTTCTAGTCTTCAGCCAATCAGCTGAGCCTGGTTGAGTCTTCTAGACCTGCTCTCAGTACCAGTCCTCTCCCTGTGTTAATGACCCGTGGCCAGTTTGGCCAGTCACGGATACCTGTGTAATTATCTGAGCTACCAGCTGTCTAACTtactttatctttctctctcttatttgTATTTGCCACTGTATTTGTGTACTTTAAAAAcaacatgtaaataaataagtaCTTGTAGCCATTGTGTTGTTATTGACCAAGcgttttataatatattatcaTCCAAGAAAATCAGTTGTGATTTAAGAATCAAATGAATTTAAAGAGCTTAAAATAGTTGGACCCATGTTAAGATTTGACATTGAAGGTGCTGTGTTGTAAGGAGCCAGTAGAGGGTGCTGTAGGTCCACGTGCCCTCCCACTGTGGCAGGTGCTTGTCTCAGCTCCACTGCTGCACTTCCCCAGAGGTGTATCCCAGCTAGTCCTTCAGTCATTAACTCACTCATTACATCCAACAAACAGCAAATATATTTATGTGGAGAAGGTCAACACAAGCGCTTACAGGGTCTTTGTGTGTGGGGAAGTAATCCTTTGATCCCTGTGCAGGTTTACATTCAGTATATGTCCACTGGAGAATACTTCCTTAGAGTAGAATAATGCTCTGACACTGAcctgacacacagacatccagacAGGATACCTGTACACAATGGTAGACGATATCTACAACAAAATACTGACCTCGATGGTGCTGAAGTAATTTAGAGGACAGAATATCATAATTAAACACAAAGTTCAAACAAACATATAGGCATGTTTAGTTCGTCATGGCATGAAAATAAATACTGACAAGATCAATTGGATTTCTTCATATCATATTGAAATAGTTCAAAAATAATACTGAAAACTGAGTGGGTTCAAAAAGTCCCGAGTCCCGAGCGGATATGCGATGGTTAAATGCTTTTATGTGTGAATTGCACCTGTTCCTCTCATGGTGTTAGACATTAGGAGTGTCTACCATGTCTGAACTTctgtctctccactcctctctgtgCCACCCTTCCGAGTGtgcctttctctttctgtcctgaTAGTGGTGTTCTTCACTCACGATCACAGCAAACCACCATCTCACTTCAAATCTCtccataaatatatatatatatataatcatcTAAtaatattctctctctttcttcaaagAGATGTCTCAGAGTTCACTAGTCCTCCGTTCTTCTCCCCTGAGTCTGTCGTGACACTGTCCCTCACTCCTGCTGCCCCGTTCTCTCTGCctggctcctcctgctcctcctgctcctcctgctcccctccgTTCAGCTCCTGCTTCTCTGCGGCGGTCACGGCCATCTCCAGCTTGGCCTCTGGCTCTTCCTGCTTCCTCTTGATGCACAGGAAGTTGCCTGATGCCAGCACCAGGGCTGATAGCGTGACCTCAATCCCTGCCAGCAGGAACACAAACATGTAGTTCTTGGTGGCGTCCAGTAGGCGGCctgggggagtgagggaggaaagAATGGAAAACAGAattattacttttttctctgtaATCTTAACCCCTACTCCCATCATTGTGAATGGAAGTGCCTTTAGGAATCCGTGTAAAAGTAgtgtttgtgttagtgtgttggTGCTGACCTGCTCCAGGGGGTCCCACTAGCACAGCGATAGCCTCCATTAGGAGCACCAGACCTATAGCGCTGGGGAACTTCTCTGTGCCCACGATCGCCATGAGAACCTCAAACTGGAGCGCTCCCACCATTCCGTAGGAGATCCCAAAGAAGATACAATAAACCACCAGGCCTGTGTATGTGGTCGCCTAGGGGAGGGGTGAAGGATGTAGTTAGTTCTCAGGCAAGTGGGGAGTAAGGATAGGAAGATTTAGAAGGCCAGGGTAGCTGGTCTATACAACAAGATgatggagagggaagtctgCATTCTCTGATTGTTTCATCAAATAGGTGTTTCAAATCCCCCCCTCGCCCCAGGTATTCCCTCATGTTCCTGATAAGCCCCGCTGGGTCTCACCTGTGATCCAACCAGGTCGGTGCACCCGTTGAAGAGCATGGCGAAACTGAACAGGTACACGCACCTGGGCCGCACCCACTTCATCCCAGCAATCAGGCCCGAGGTGGGCCTCGCGAAGATGTCTATGAACCCCAGGATGGTGAGGAGCAGGGCCGACTTAGTGTCCTCGTTCCCCATCTCCTTGGCGTAGCTCACCACAAACACGGGGGGCACAAACAGCCCCAGGACCATGATGGAGGCTGCGATGGTGTAGATGAGGAACCCGCGGTCCTTGAACACACTAAAGTCCAGCAGGGGCTTCTTCTTTGGTTTaggcttctcctcctccccttgttCCCCTCCAGGCTTCTTCTCCAGGTCTTGGGGCTTGGGGGGCCCCAGGAGGGGCCTCATGAGGGCCCCGCAGGCACAGCAGTTGAGCAGCAGGCCCCCCAGGATGAGGAAGCCCCCCCTCCAGCCAAACTGGTACTGCAGCACCTGGCCCAGGGGGGAGAGGCAGCAGAGTGCCACGGGGCTGCCCGCCGCCGCCAGCCCGTTAGCCAGCGGACGCTTCTCGCTGAAGTAGCGGTTCAGCATGATCAGGGACGGCTGGAAGTTCAACGCCAAGCCCAGACCTGGAGGAGTCCAGAagggagacagggacatgatGGATATGGtagatggtggtgtgtgtgtttgtgtgtctgtgtgtgtgtgtgtttgtgtgtgtgaacctacCTGTGATGACTCCAGTGCAGAGGTAGATGTGTAAGATGCTGGTAGCAAAGGAAGCCAGGATCATGCCCAGCGACGCAAACAACCCTCCCACCATCATTACTGGACGGCAGCCGAACCTGTTCACCAACACGCTGCACAAaggacctggacacacacagacacacgtagaATGTTTCTTGTATCTCAAAACATTTTTGGTATTTTCCAATGTGAAAAGAATGGGCTCTGAGTTCTGTAAGTGAGGAAGTGCGCCCCCTACCTGTGCCATACAGCATGGCCAGGAGTATTGAGGAGATCCAGGCCGTGTCGCTGTAGCCCACTCCAAACTCCCTTATCAGCTCCTTGAAGAACACACTGACCGCTTTAGGGAAGGCGTAGGAGAAACCAGTGATGACGAAACATCCGACCAGCaccgcccagccccagcccccgtcTGGAGCCTTCACCCCCCCGGGACCCTCATCTAGAACAACACCTCCCATGATCCTTTGTGGTCGTCAGTCCACCAGAGGAAGCTTGTtctgagggagagaaaaagaagtacaggcatacatttacatttatgcatttagcagacgcttttaaccaaagcgacttccaagagagagctttacaaaagagtcactatggtcactgatcataacaacgaggtagtcccaaacattgcaagcagccaaaacctgaagcatacattgtgaaaaaactaaacaagtgccaaaagggaagacccataagagcatgcagttatacaagttacaaattaaaacaacatgaaccacaaaaaagtgcaggactgtacctgtagaagaacaatcgatagtaaaatatttcacagcgagtacaagacttaactttgttataactaacctacaagagcaacaagtcactcaataagagtcattgtgatcctggaggaaactaacaacaggtctagccaagcattcctaagtgctgttgtactcccgCATAACATATTATTATACTTATTCACACTTAGTTATGAATTACTTCATTACACTGGAGAAGAGGACACAGTTGACTCTCTGACAGGATGGCAGGGTTGTGAACTTGATGGTTTGGCTGTTTCATATAAGCAGAACCGTCACATGGGTGGTGCCAACTGTGCAGCCGCACAGGGCCTTGCGCCACTGGGGCCTGCCTAGTTTGCAATCACAATTTCTTTTTCGCCCAGGATATGACTATATGGCTGTCGGAATTATGGACAGTCCCCGTGCGGGTTGAAATTGATTGCGTGTGCATCACGGTGTATGTCAATAAGCAGGGGCTCGCATGTTATGTTCACAAAGGGCCTTGCAGCCCCCCTGCAACAGCTCTGCATATAAGTTATGTATTTGTAGGTGAGACACCTCTTGGTATTGTGTGTGGTTCCATGGTGTCCTAGTAAAAGGACTCTGGTACACAGTAGAGGAGATTTACAATTCATAATACATCACACAATACGTTTACATATTCTCTGATAAGGTTTTGGAGAACAAGAAGCTTCTAACATCCGTTTTGTAGGTCTGGCTTTCTGTAGGCTCTCTGTGTGGTATCTGCTTCCTTAGGCAAATATTCCCAATATTCCCGTGCACCGAGCACACGGGAGTTTGTGCAATTTCCTCCCAACAGGTCAGGAGGCCGTCTGGCTGTTTGTTAAACAGAGGGCCTAAATCGATTACTGAATTGACCGTAGTCTTCACAGTTGACACCTCTTCCACCACACAAAGGTTTGTGTGTCAGAATGGCCAAAAAGCATCCTGGCTCACAGATGGATGAATGCTATGGGATGTATTAGGCCATCTTGGAATTGTTAATGTACGGTATTAAACATAATTGTGGTAGTTCTGGCTGGTTGAAGactcgacacacacaccccaagacAAAAGCCAACTACTAGGCCCTAAGGATTTTCTTTGAAAACAAAATGGGCACCTTATCTGAGGGTTGGGCAAGCTGCCACCCCATTTCTCTGTTCACCTGTGTTGTAATTTGTGACATTCCTGCTGCGGTTTACACTGCTTCACAGACCAGAGCAAGCCAGTCTTGGTCACCCTCTCACCATCCCATGTCTTATCATCCACAGAGGATGTGACACAGCAGTCTGCCCTGGCTGCGGAAGTACTACGGCTTCCTGGAACCCTGGCTTGGTggctacacacaccacagtgaGTGTACCTGAGACCAGAGTACTGTCTGTGACTTTGGCTCACTGACTTCACATGGTCCTTGGGGCACCATTGACATTATTGAATGTCCCACATGTTTGAGCAACTTGCTACCATAGAATGGTAAATACTCAGCCCATCTACcattacacacattcacacattctaCATCATATGTCAGAGTTGAAACGACTTATCAGTGACCCTACAGGAATGCCCCTCCCCCTGGGGAAAACATTGCTGCCTCCATCCTTTCTGTCTGAGCCTGCCAATGGCCTGCTAGTAACCTTTACGTCTGATTGGCTAGCAAAACAACATTCTAATTTCTAAATTAACAGAACACAGTTATACATAATAACAAGTTACTGTTAGCAGTTACTAAAGAAGGTATACTGTAGGTCAATTCTCAAAAAGATCTATATTCCAACAACCCTAATTCTGCCCTATTCTAACAAATATGTATTACGTACACCAATTCCAATCAATAGAATGTCTTTTAATATTGAACAATGCCTGCATAAAGACTGAATAATTAATGATATTTGACAGCATGTTacaccacacagcacacaccacaaGAAACACCTGAATCTCAGTTGGTGTGAGTGCCTGTGCACACAGCCTCATacttgtgtgtacaggtgtgagtgtttgtgtgtccatgaTCTTTTCAAGCTTtaaaagcaaacaaacaggCTCCCTAATatgtcacacacaccttcctttCTGCCACAACCACTTCACCACAAGTTTCTTCCTGGCCCTACTTTCAGCTCCCCCAAATAAAGCCTTGACATTTATCCAGAACActgatgcaaacacacatacactacgaCCAAGGCTAGGGTCACTTTCTCTGGACCATGTCAATCATCCAGTTATGTTGCATCCAGGGATGTACTGatgagatttacatttacatgtattcaattagcagacacttttatccaaagcgacttccaagagagagctttacaaaagtgcataggtcactgatcataacaacgagatagccccaaacattgcgggtagccaaaacatgaagcatacattgtgaaaaaccaaataagtgccaatgggaagaaccatacgagcatgtagttaaacaagttacaattaaacaacacaaacctcaaaagtgcaagagtgtacctgtagacaataatatatttcacagcgagtacaataattttaaatcagttacaactaaccaacaagtctctcaataagagtcatgagatgtgtgtgtcagtgtgtgtgtgtgtggatccacTAAACATCTAGAGATGAAGAATTCACTCCTTTTTCGCCACTACATGTAACATTACATATAATTCTATAGTTATTCTCTGGGAAGAAAATCGGTCAGATGTTGTCTGCTGTTGTAATCCATAGAGGATTAGAATCTACAGAACCTGACCAAGGCTCCAACTATATAGGCTATTCCAGAAATGTAATCTGGATTATGAcgcatttcatggcaggttttTGGTCAGCATGCCTTTCCACAAGAGCCCCGTGTTCTGCTGCTTGAGTGGGTTGGCCTGTATTTCCTTTTCCACTCACGTGAGCTTGTGTAGTCCATCAGCATCTGAGGATGCAGCCATGCGCACGTAGCCAATGCGCGATAGTTGCACCTCCCGTGCGATTATTCTTCATCATACTACTCTCTAATGGATGTGCTGGATTCGGTCCAAATTATGTAAATAAAACGTCATACGCGCGTCACTCATCCTAGTTGCCTTTGCGCGAAACATGAATACAGTAATACTGCAAAAACAATTATTCAGTTCGGATCTAAAATTATCTTCTTTTAAATATAACGGCATTACCCCGGCCAACCTGTTGAAAGTAAAGCATTGGGGGAATGGTTGTGATATTTGGAATGTAAACGGCAGCACAAGCTAATAATTAAATATAAACATAAAGCGACTGAATTTGCATCCCCTCTACACTGACAGCTGTGAGATAATCCTTAATCTTATACAACACCATACCTGTTGCTGATGCTGTAGTCCGTCTCCAGATGCGCTTCCTCGGACCATGCGCAATACGTCCTCTTTCCGTCTTTTATTCGCCTATCTGCGTAGGGGGGAAACTCCCGGTAGACTGTCACTGTCACACGCTCTATCCAGCCCCCTCTGTTGATTCACCTTCGGGGTGTGTGACGGGTGTGGCGTTTAAGAGTGGTCCCCCCCTGGCACGTATCCGTTACCGCACGTTTCTGACATgcgctccctgctctctctctctctctctctctctctctctctctctctctctctctctctctctctctctctctctctcttctctctctctctctctctctctctctctctctctctctctctccttctctctgtctgtctctcaaatacacacacccacacaacatagtcatgtgtgggtgtgtgtcatcAGTCACTGCTTTGGTAAGAGGTGTAGCATGATGTAAACCTACCTTATGACTAGTTTAGACCGGTGGTACTGGCCTGGTGCCTTGCGGGAGCCTCAGACAGGTAAAGCCTGACAGGTGTATTGTTTCCTGTTTTTCTACCTCGAGCTTACCTGTGCCACGCTGCACGTACACATAGGACCTTAGTACACCTAATTTGACTCGAATCTGACCCCTCATTCACAATTCCTCACATTTCGAAACATGGCCTATTTAGGGCCGTAGGCTGCTTGAGTAATATAGCCTACAACTATAAactattttttacttttcatccTTTAACGACTGGTGATAAGGCATTGCAAATCATAAACAAGTTACGTTGATGCATACACTTCCTTATAGCTTACATAAACTCAAATTAAGtttcttcatttttttataGTCCAGGTCGCCCTTTAGCGCGAGGAATTGGCCTATTCCACCACTTTAAAATGTGAGGCCTACAGTAGTCGATCAAATCCACGGTCAGAATTCCTAGACGGCGTAGTATCAATATAGTAATTAAATAAGAACTTTGTAGTACCATAAAAATAACCTTatataaataaagaaaaacaagaatcatttttttaaataatgtattgcACAGTGAACGGTAGGCTGCTCTCTTCTCGGCTCATATGTATTACACGGAATATTTCGACGACGGACAGCGTTTCAGTTTCCATAGAAACAGCTGACATCAGCGGGAGAAGGAAGTTTGTTAAGTTAACTGGCTAGATATCTACAGTTTAGTCATCCACAAGATATTCACCGTTAAGATACAAATTAAGTTATGTTGGGGTTATGCTACATAATATAagccaaatataaataaatactatTTTTCAAACTAAGAGTAAACTTCCTATTTTTCAAAACCATGCTAACTAAGCTAGCTAACTTCAACTTCTGATAGCTGTCGtcaagtacagtacagtaggaaTATCTCTGTTCAACGCAGCTGAATGCAGTCTTATGGAGCCGCAGGCGACCTTGAGGCCCAGTTGGCCAGAAAGGAACGGGAGTGGAAGGAGCTCCAGAGCCTGCGCGTACTGCAGCTAGAATCATCACTCCGCGGAGCTCAGGACGAGCTTTCCGTCCTCAGACAGCGCTTTCAGCAGCTTCGAGACGACTTCCGTTACAACCTGACcgtgctggaggagagggaccgCGAACTGGAGAAATATGACGCAAAGGCAACAAGAGTTCAGGCCACAGAGACCGCCAGGTGAGGAGTGTTGACTTTCCATTCTCAACAAGTTGCTCTGCCTTTTTAACCACACTTGCTCCCATGTGCTGAGGGGTCGCTTTGGGACGTGTACCATTCCAAACGGCTGTTTTCTGCCATAGACAAGAGGAGGTGAGCCAGCTTCGTATCCAGGTGGCCAAACTGCaagagcagagagaaaaggaggagagagagagagaggaggagaggcgacgCAGCCATCAGAGGGCTGCTGAACACAGGCTGCAGCTGGAAAGACTGCAGGGGTGAGATCTGCCAGAGGGTAGAGGAACGGATGGAGGGGACAGGAGAAGAAGGGCAAAGGAGAACCTGTTTTGAGTAAATCCTCTCTGTGATGCCTAGCTCTGAGCATGgtttgctatgtgtgtgtgtgtgtgtgtgtgtgtcagctgtaaGGACGGAGACATCCAGAAGCAGAGGGAGGCATATGAAGGGATGAAACGAGATCTGCAGCACCGCCtacaggaggtggagggggagctggCCCTGCAGaaacaggtgaacacacacacacacacacttacacccatacacacagactGAAGAGGAGCCCTTACATAGCATCAGTACCTCTACAATAAACCTATACTCCCCTGAACATTAGCCCAACCTGCTGTCACGTGTGTGGCAGGGTGTTTAGTGTGTGCAGGTGGCAAACTGTCTGATGATGAGCTCAGTGACTTTAAGACCCCCTCCACCAAGCTATGTGTTTGTACTGAACATTCTCAAGAAGGTAACAGGAGATGGTGACCCCTGCTCTGGTGAATGAGAAGCCTCAGCCAGGGGGCTGCTGGGCTGGACTGTGCTCAGGTCAGAAGGAAGAACCATTTTGGCATGACACAGTAGTCATTCTCAGGttgccctgcccccctcctaaccctaaccccttccGTCTTTCCATTATCCATAACCCAGATAGTTAAACCAGAACAGCCTAGTTACCCTGACTCCTGAGTGCACAGGCCTCATAAACATTAGGGAAGCTCCCCATAGAAACACTCCCCATAGCAACACTTCCCTTAGCAACGCTACTGACCCTCAGTTCAGCTTTGCTCCAGTATCACATGTATGCATATCTCCAAATATAAACTATCATACCAATATCGTCTGGTGGACGAGTTACAGCGGTGTTGTAGAGCGTGATATTGATCAATCTTATTGATAGGGTGTTGTGTTATCAGGAGCTGATGGCTGACTTTGACAATGAGCTGAGACTGAGAGAGCATGAGTTCAACCTGAGGATGGACGAGATGCGCGCTGTGGTTCTGGCTCACAAGCTCAAGGTGaggagtgtgtctctgtgttattgtgtgtaaaGATTCCCAAAGCTGGTCTGGTGAAAGTTGTGTTcatccctggtgtgtgtgtgtgtgtgtgcgcccccaGGTCAAGCTGCTGTCTAAGGAGGCTGAGGTCCTGGCCCAGACCCAGCTCCAGACCCAGGAGAGGCTGACAGCTTCTGAGGAGCtctgtcagaacacacacaccctgctgcagcGCAGGCAGCTGGAGATACAGGACATCACGGCGGTCAAGGACAGCAGGTACAcccgtgtgtgggtgtgggtacacctgtgtgtgggtgtgggtacacctgtgtgtgggtgtgggtacacccgtgtgtgggtgtgggtacacccgtgtgtggatgtgggtgtaCTGATGTAGCGTGCTGGTGTCTTTTGCGTCTGgcctgtacttgtgtgtgtttgtgtacgcgcTGTGAGACTGTCCCCGTGCCATCAGGATCaggcagctggaggagcagctg
This DNA window, taken from Hypomesus transpacificus isolate Combined female chromosome 13, fHypTra1, whole genome shotgun sequence, encodes the following:
- the slc16a3b gene encoding monocarboxylate transporter 4, which codes for MGGVVLDEGPGGVKAPDGGWGWAVLVGCFVITGFSYAFPKAVSVFFKELIREFGVGYSDTAWISSILLAMLYGTGPLCSVLVNRFGCRPVMMVGGLFASLGMILASFATSILHIYLCTGVITGLGLALNFQPSLIMLNRYFSEKRPLANGLAAAGSPVALCCLSPLGQVLQYQFGWRGGFLILGGLLLNCCACGALMRPLLGPPKPQDLEKKPGGEQGEEEKPKPKKKPLLDFSVFKDRGFLIYTIAASIMVLGLFVPPVFVVSYAKEMGNEDTKSALLLTILGFIDIFARPTSGLIAGMKWVRPRCVYLFSFAMLFNGCTDLVGSQATTYTGLVVYCIFFGISYGMVGALQFEVLMAIVGTEKFPSAIGLVLLMEAIAVLVGPPGAGRLLDATKNYMFVFLLAGIEVTLSALVLASGNFLCIKRKQEEPEAKLEMAVTAAEKQELNGGEQEEQEEQEEPGRENGAAGVRDSVTTDSGEKNGGLVNSETSL